Proteins encoded by one window of Lathyrus oleraceus cultivar Zhongwan6 chromosome 1, CAAS_Psat_ZW6_1.0, whole genome shotgun sequence:
- the LOC127124232 gene encoding (+)-cis,trans-nepetalactol synthase NEPS2 isoform X2 → MAESSSTKTGLRLAGKVAIVTGGASGIGKETAHLFANQAARMVVIADIQDKLGIQVAESIGTDRCTFIHCDIRIEDDVKNLVQSTVDTYGQIDIIHCNAGIISPSDQTLLELDVSQANGVFATNAIGTALCVKYAARAMVDGKVRGSIVCTASISASYGVTTGTDYSMSKHAVLGLMRSASVQLAKYGIRVNSVSPNGLATPLTEKLLDADAKTVEEIFSKFSMLKGVVLRTNHVADAVLFLASNDSDFVTGLDLRVDGNYITSDAVI, encoded by the exons ATGGCAGAATCTTCATCAACCAAAACCGGTCTTAGGTTAGCCGGCAAAGTAGCCATCGTCACCGGAGGTGCCAGTGGTATCGGCAAAGAGACTGCGCATCTCTTTGCCAATCAAGCTGCACGTATGGTGGTGATTGCTGATATTCAAGACAAGCTGGGAATTCAAGTGGCTGAATCCATTGGCACAGATAGATGCACCTTTATTCATTGTGATATTAGAATTGAAGATGATGTCAAAAATCTCGTTCAATCAACCGTCGATACTTATGGACAA ATAGATATTATACACTGCAATGCTGGGATTATAAGTCCAAGTGATCAAACCTTGTTGGAACTCGACGTTTCTCAAGCTAACGGCGTCTTTGCAACTAATGCTATAGGAACGGCATTGTGTGTAAAATATGCCGCACGTGCCATGGTGGATGGTAAGGTGAGGGGTAGCATTGTCTGCACGGCGAGCATTTCTGCTAGCTACGGTGTCACGACAGGGACAGATTACTCGATGTCAAAGCATGCGGTATTAGGGTTAATGCGCTCAGCCAGTGTCCAACTTGCAAAATATGGTATAAGAGTGAACTCTGTGTCGCCAAATGGATTAGCAACACCATTAACTGAGAAATTACTAGATGCGGATGCAAAGACAGTGGAAGAGATTTTTTCAAAATTCTCCATGTTGAAAGGAGTGGTTCTAAGGACTAATCATGTGGCAGATGCTGTGCTGTTTTTGGCTTCTAATGATTCTGATTTTGTGACTGGTCTTGATCTTCGTGTGGATGGTAACTATATTACTAGTGACGCTGTAATTTAA
- the LOC127124232 gene encoding (+)-cis,trans-nepetalactol synthase NEPS2 isoform X3, producing the protein MAESSSTKSGLRLAGKVAIVTGGASGIGKETAHLFANQAARMVVIADIQDKLGIQVAESIGTDRCTFIHCDIRIEDDVKNLVQSTVDTYGQIDIIHCNAGIISPSDQTLLELDVSQANGVFATNAIGTALCVKYAARAMVDGKVRGSIVCTASISASYGVTTGTDYSMSKHAVLGLMRSASVQLAKYGIRVNSVSPNGLATPLTEKLLDADAKTVEEIFSKFSMLKGVVLRTNHVADAVLFLASNDSDFVTGLDLRVDGNYITSDAVI; encoded by the exons GTTAGCCGGCAAAGTAGCCATCGTCACCGGAGGTGCCAGTGGTATCGGCAAAGAGACTGCGCATCTCTTTGCCAATCAAGCTGCACGTATGGTGGTGATTGCTGATATTCAAGACAAGCTGGGAATTCAAGTGGCTGAATCCATTGGCACAGATAGATGCACCTTTATTCATTGTGATATTAGAATTGAAGATGATGTCAAAAATCTCGTTCAATCAACCGTCGATACTTATGGACAA ATAGATATTATACACTGCAATGCTGGGATTATAAGTCCAAGTGATCAAACCTTGTTGGAACTCGACGTTTCTCAAGCTAACGGCGTCTTTGCAACTAATGCTATAGGAACGGCATTGTGTGTAAAATATGCCGCACGTGCCATGGTGGATGGTAAGGTGAGGGGTAGCATTGTCTGCACGGCGAGCATTTCTGCTAGCTACGGTGTCACGACAGGGACAGATTACTCGATGTCAAAGCATGCGGTATTAGGGTTAATGCGCTCAGCCAGTGTCCAACTTGCAAAATATGGTATAAGAGTGAACTCTGTGTCGCCAAATGGATTAGCAACACCATTAACTGAGAAATTACTAGATGCGGATGCAAAGACAGTGGAAGAGATTTTTTCAAAATTCTCCATGTTGAAAGGAGTGGTTCTAAGGACTAATCATGTGGCAGATGCTGTGCTGTTTTTGGCTTCTAATGATTCTGATTTTGTGACTGGTCTTGATCTTCGTGTGGATGGTAACTATATTACTAGTGACGCTGTAATTTAA